In one window of Oleidesulfovibrio alaskensis DSM 16109 DNA:
- a CDS encoding nitroreductase family protein: MLTENPVLQAIRQRRSIRRYTDEAVSDEAVRLILEAGIWAPSGLNNQPCRFLVIRADDPRCDILAAHTRYGHIVRGAKVIILVFLDREAMYNEVKDHQAAGAAVQNMLLAAHALQLGAVWLGEIINQAATLLPALGLDPARLSFEAAIAAGHPAQNGSSSRRPLAELLLEEPFPQPE; this comes from the coding sequence ATGCTTACAGAAAACCCCGTTCTGCAGGCCATCCGCCAGCGGCGCAGCATCCGGCGTTATACGGACGAGGCAGTTTCGGACGAAGCCGTGCGGCTGATTCTGGAGGCGGGCATATGGGCGCCCAGCGGACTGAACAACCAGCCCTGCCGTTTTCTTGTCATCCGCGCCGACGACCCCCGCTGCGACATACTTGCCGCGCACACCCGGTACGGACATATTGTGCGCGGGGCAAAAGTGATTATTCTGGTCTTTCTGGACAGGGAAGCCATGTACAACGAGGTCAAGGACCATCAAGCAGCCGGAGCCGCCGTCCAGAACATGCTGCTGGCAGCGCACGCGCTGCAGCTCGGGGCCGTATGGCTGGGTGAGATTATCAATCAGGCAGCCACGCTGCTGCCCGCGCTGGGGCTTGATCCCGCCAGACTGTCTTTTGAAGCGGCCATAGCCGCCGGTCACCCCGCGCAGAACGGATCATCATCGCGCAGACCGCTGGCCGAACTTTTGCTGGAAGAACCTTTTCCCCAACCCGAATAA